The following are encoded together in the Bacillus sp. V2I10 genome:
- a CDS encoding manganese catalase family protein — translation MYFYKEDLINMIVPDKPDPAAAKVLQETLGGQFGEMRTMMQYSFQSANFRGKDKQYRDLIRGVFLEEISHVELVQTTINQLLNGSGEVDDAGNSGPSQAPLADPVMHGNPHHYIIGAQASLPVDAGGNPWNGSWVYSHGNLISDLLNNVILESTGVLQKSRIYEMSSNKTFRETLAFLIVRDNAHQNAFAKALETLGVNWGKIFPIPNYDINKYPECRKYVEMGFHNAQFNFRLDSTRIGEIFSGESPSRDSGDLQVTDPPKGYPVPDFPVIPNEHSPGINDINQ, via the coding sequence ATGTACTTTTATAAAGAAGATTTAATCAATATGATTGTTCCGGACAAACCGGATCCTGCTGCGGCAAAAGTTTTACAGGAAACATTGGGCGGCCAATTTGGTGAAATGCGGACAATGATGCAATACTCTTTTCAAAGTGCCAATTTCAGAGGAAAAGATAAACAATACAGAGATTTGATCAGAGGCGTTTTTCTAGAAGAAATCAGCCACGTAGAACTTGTTCAAACAACTATTAATCAGCTTTTAAATGGATCAGGTGAAGTAGATGATGCAGGAAATTCCGGTCCTAGTCAAGCACCTCTTGCAGACCCTGTCATGCATGGAAATCCTCATCATTATATTATTGGAGCACAAGCTTCACTGCCTGTCGATGCTGGAGGGAATCCATGGAACGGATCATGGGTGTACAGCCACGGAAATTTAATCAGCGATTTGCTTAATAATGTAATCCTGGAATCAACAGGTGTTCTGCAAAAATCAAGAATTTATGAAATGAGCTCTAATAAAACCTTCAGAGAAACCCTTGCATTTTTGATTGTCCGCGACAACGCCCATCAAAATGCATTTGCCAAAGCTCTTGAAACATTAGGAGTTAACTGGGGCAAGATATTTCCAATCCCAAATTATGATATTAATAAGTACCCTGAATGCCGGAAATATGTGGAGATGGGCTTTCATAATGCACAATTTAATTTCCGGCTTGATTCAACCCGTATTGGCGAAATTTTCAGCGGAGAATCTCCTAGCAGAGACAGCGGTGACTTACAGGTTACAGATCCCCCAAAAGGCTATCCTGTACCAGATTTTCCAGTTATACCGAATGAACACAGCCCTGGCATTAACGATATCAATCAATAA
- a CDS encoding YdcF family protein, translated as MLGAKVNGTVPSLALQYRADAAAEYLIENPNAIVVASGGQGPGEEITEAEAISRILQDHGIEESRIIKESKSTSTIENLTFSKAMLPPSAKKGLIVTNDFHIYRSCMAAKDLGLDAKGLAAKTPKMAILKSYTREYLAITNYYVKSRSEAK; from the coding sequence GTGCTCGGTGCAAAGGTAAATGGCACGGTTCCGTCGCTTGCCCTGCAATACCGGGCGGATGCAGCAGCAGAGTATTTAATAGAAAATCCAAATGCGATTGTGGTTGCTTCAGGGGGACAGGGGCCAGGCGAAGAAATAACGGAAGCAGAGGCCATCAGCAGAATCCTGCAAGATCATGGAATAGAGGAATCCCGTATAATAAAAGAATCAAAGTCTACAAGTACGATAGAAAATTTGACCTTCTCAAAAGCAATGCTTCCTCCAAGTGCAAAAAAAGGTCTCATTGTTACAAATGATTTCCACATCTACCGTTCATGCATGGCTGCAAAAGATCTTGGTCTTGATGCCAAAGGGCTCGCAGCTAAAACGCCAAAAATGGCTATCTTAAAATCTTATACTAGAGAATATTTAGCCATCACAAATTACTATGTAAAGAGCCGTTCTGAGGCAAAATAA
- a CDS encoding WGxxGxxG family protein — MKKNVMMILCTMVIAVMMSGVNVQAENNDNNRNDNIGTRNVNTETAAAADDNMDMGWIGLLGLAGLLGLRRKDRDRRD, encoded by the coding sequence TTGAAGAAAAATGTAATGATGATCCTATGTACAATGGTTATCGCGGTTATGATGTCTGGTGTAAACGTCCAGGCAGAAAATAACGACAATAACAGAAACGATAATATAGGCACAAGAAATGTAAATACAGAAACGGCCGCTGCAGCTGACGATAATATGGACATGGGATGGATTGGTTTATTAGGTTTAGCAGGGCTGTTAGGTCTTAGAAGAAAAGATAGAGATCGCAGGGATTAA
- a CDS encoding helix-turn-helix transcriptional regulator: MSSSAQKYDVFQAIADPTRREVLKLLAEKEMPISEITSHFQVTRTAIAKHLHILSEAELVSGRKTGREKRYRLHPEPLAELHEWLSYYEQFWNNKLSILKHLVEEPNENEK; the protein is encoded by the coding sequence GTGTCATCTTCTGCACAAAAATATGATGTTTTTCAGGCTATCGCTGATCCAACGCGCCGAGAAGTGTTAAAGCTGCTTGCAGAAAAAGAGATGCCGATCTCTGAAATCACTAGCCATTTTCAAGTAACCCGAACAGCGATTGCCAAACATCTTCACATTCTTTCCGAGGCTGAACTTGTAAGCGGGAGAAAAACAGGAAGAGAAAAAAGGTACAGGCTTCATCCGGAGCCGCTTGCGGAATTACATGAATGGCTTTCCTATTACGAGCAATTCTGGAATAACAAGCTGTCTATACTGAAGCATCTTGTTGAGGAGCCTAATGAAAACGAGAAATGA
- a CDS encoding zinc-dependent alcohol dehydrogenase, with the protein MKAVTFQGMKEMKVKEVPDAVLQKKDDIIVKITSTAICGSDLHIYQGALPAEKDYVVGHEPMGIVEEVGPEVTKVKKGDRVVIPFNISCGSCYYCKHDLESQCDNSNPNPEIDTGGYFGFTERYGNHPGGQAEYLRVPFGNFMPFVIPESVELEDEALLFMSDVLPTAYWSIENANVKSDDAVVVLGCGPVGLMAQKFAWMKGAKRVIAVDNLPYRLERAKRMNNVEIINFDDFKDTGSHIKELTSGGADAVIDCVGMDGKKSALEEIGQKLKLQGGTLSPFEIAMNAFRKFGTIQLTGVYGSKYNMFPLGNIFERNINLKMGQAPVIHYMPMLFDMITSGKLDPTEIVSHRVPLSKASEAYKIFNDHEDDCVKVVLKP; encoded by the coding sequence TTGAAAGCTGTCACATTTCAGGGAATGAAGGAAATGAAAGTGAAGGAAGTTCCTGATGCCGTGCTTCAGAAAAAAGACGATATCATTGTCAAAATTACCTCAACGGCCATTTGCGGATCAGATTTACATATTTACCAAGGAGCCCTTCCTGCTGAAAAAGACTATGTTGTTGGCCATGAACCAATGGGGATTGTGGAGGAAGTCGGGCCAGAAGTAACAAAAGTTAAAAAAGGCGACAGAGTTGTCATCCCATTTAATATTTCCTGCGGAAGCTGCTACTATTGCAAGCACGACCTTGAAAGCCAGTGTGATAACTCAAATCCCAATCCAGAAATTGATACAGGCGGTTACTTTGGATTTACAGAGAGGTACGGGAATCACCCGGGCGGTCAGGCTGAATACTTAAGAGTGCCGTTTGGAAATTTCATGCCTTTTGTCATCCCTGAGTCTGTTGAGCTTGAGGATGAAGCCTTGCTGTTTATGTCAGATGTTTTGCCTACTGCGTATTGGAGCATTGAAAATGCCAACGTAAAAAGCGATGATGCCGTTGTGGTGCTTGGCTGTGGACCAGTTGGGTTAATGGCTCAAAAGTTCGCCTGGATGAAGGGTGCTAAACGGGTCATTGCTGTTGATAATCTTCCTTACAGATTAGAACGGGCAAAAAGAATGAACAATGTTGAAATCATCAATTTTGATGATTTTAAAGATACAGGTTCTCACATCAAAGAACTGACAAGCGGCGGAGCAGATGCCGTGATCGATTGTGTCGGAATGGACGGGAAAAAGTCAGCACTTGAAGAAATCGGCCAAAAGCTGAAGCTGCAAGGCGGAACACTCAGCCCGTTTGAAATTGCGATGAATGCTTTCAGAAAGTTCGGGACCATTCAGCTGACAGGTGTATATGGTTCAAAATATAACATGTTCCCGCTTGGCAATATTTTCGAACGGAACATCAATCTTAAAATGGGACAGGCACCTGTTATTCATTACATGCCAATGCTATTTGATATGATTACATCAGGAAAATTGGATCCAACTGAAATTGTCTCTCACAGAGTTCCTTTAAGCAAAGCCAGTGAGGCTTACAAAATTTTTAATGATCATGAAGATGACTGTGTGAAGGTTGTTTTAAAGCCATAA
- a CDS encoding spore coat protein: protein MDQSMNNTGSENMHTGAVPPQLSHGGHEMFDVSEILSGAINTLNLYTILKPHVKDPELLDMMNRQEQFMMTEYNTIVECFQTGMKPSVSTEVYNMQQGNDFVYGLKPSPPMKPMKMPEEINDQVISDLMLGSVKSIASLKGMATTEVANPVVRRVLADTIPNCIEMAYEISIYQNKHHYYQVPQLTEGDMQQMVNSYAPAQSKNLPN from the coding sequence ATGGATCAATCAATGAACAATACAGGATCTGAAAACATGCACACTGGAGCTGTGCCGCCCCAATTAAGCCATGGCGGACATGAGATGTTTGATGTATCTGAAATTTTATCTGGTGCCATCAATACATTAAACTTATATACCATTTTAAAACCGCATGTTAAAGATCCGGAACTTCTGGATATGATGAACCGACAAGAGCAATTTATGATGACGGAATACAACACGATTGTTGAGTGTTTTCAGACAGGTATGAAGCCTTCAGTTTCTACGGAAGTCTACAATATGCAGCAGGGAAATGACTTTGTTTATGGCCTTAAACCTTCACCGCCGATGAAGCCGATGAAGATGCCTGAGGAAATAAATGATCAGGTTATTTCAGACCTCATGCTCGGCTCTGTAAAATCAATTGCGTCTTTAAAAGGTATGGCTACGACAGAGGTAGCAAACCCGGTTGTCAGAAGAGTTTTGGCTGATACCATTCCAAATTGCATTGAAATGGCTTATGAGATTTCGATTTACCAAAATAAGCATCACTATTATCAGGTTCCACAGCTTACAGAAGGCGATATGCAGCAGATGGTGAATTCATATGCTCCAGCACAATCGAAAAATCTTCCGAATTGA
- a CDS encoding site-specific integrase — protein MSSFRPVRPGTYEFRLELGYDSAGNRIRKFKNLPCKNDKEAKKLLARLEVELMDGVFVDNNNINFEMLYMKWKEEYAPYRLDPGTYETYKYVIEKSVLPEFKKARLQKILARDIIRFLNKEEKNGVGQYALEKRHRCIRSLFRYAAEFEYIKKDISLDVPKPKVKARKKDYYDEAEMMKVFKVINNVLTHQRLMITLALTGALRRGEVLAIDMDKDLDFENNTIKIQRSVQKTKEFGLRIKSTKTDEERIVTFDEVTMKEVYEYRKERKIEIMKIRDEYKGFKTVKGEHVNLLFANLDGTPYSPSSVSQFWQRIVKRYDLKKIAFHDLRHSSASYLLSEGFSMKAIQERLGHKDIGTTMNLYTHVTKKMDSDVGNAFLKVRN, from the coding sequence ATGAGCAGTTTTAGACCTGTAAGACCTGGCACTTACGAATTCAGATTAGAGTTGGGATATGATTCAGCAGGGAACCGAATTCGCAAGTTTAAAAACCTACCTTGCAAAAACGATAAAGAAGCAAAGAAGCTTCTTGCTCGCCTTGAGGTTGAACTAATGGATGGGGTTTTCGTCGATAACAACAATATTAACTTTGAAATGCTCTACATGAAGTGGAAAGAGGAATATGCTCCATATCGATTGGATCCAGGCACTTACGAGACATATAAATATGTGATTGAAAAATCAGTTCTTCCAGAATTTAAAAAAGCTAGGCTGCAAAAAATTCTAGCCAGGGATATTATTAGATTTTTAAATAAGGAAGAAAAAAATGGTGTTGGTCAATACGCACTTGAAAAAAGACACCGGTGTATTCGAAGTTTATTCCGCTATGCTGCTGAATTTGAATATATAAAAAAGGATATCTCCCTTGACGTACCTAAACCAAAAGTTAAAGCTCGTAAAAAAGATTACTATGATGAGGCCGAAATGATGAAGGTTTTTAAAGTTATTAATAATGTCCTTACCCATCAGAGACTTATGATTACATTAGCTTTAACAGGAGCATTGAGACGTGGCGAGGTTCTCGCAATAGATATGGACAAGGATTTAGACTTTGAGAACAACACTATAAAGATACAAAGATCCGTTCAAAAGACAAAAGAATTCGGGCTGCGGATTAAATCAACTAAAACAGATGAAGAAAGAATAGTGACATTTGATGAAGTGACAATGAAAGAAGTATATGAGTACAGGAAAGAACGAAAAATAGAAATAATGAAAATTAGAGATGAGTACAAGGGTTTTAAAACTGTAAAAGGTGAACATGTGAATCTCCTTTTCGCCAATTTAGATGGCACTCCCTACTCCCCTTCTTCTGTTAGTCAGTTTTGGCAGCGAATCGTGAAGCGATACGACCTTAAGAAAATTGCTTTTCATGACCTTCGACATTCATCTGCGTCCTATTTATTAAGTGAAGGTTTTAGTATGAAAGCTATCCAAGAAAGACTTGGTCATAAAGATATTGGGACCACGATGAACTTATATACACATGTCACTAAAAAAATGGATTCAGACGTTGGAAATGCCTTTTTAAAGGTCAGAAATTAA
- a CDS encoding phage holin, which translates to MMKDTFTLLGGFLTALLFFFGTIGISFEWFTEASINAFVFAAAAFVALVINLYAVWKNTHISKKAQLQKKALQAQGLMKK; encoded by the coding sequence ATGATGAAAGATACATTCACTTTACTTGGAGGGTTCCTTACAGCCCTTCTTTTCTTTTTCGGAACAATTGGTATTTCATTCGAGTGGTTTACTGAAGCAAGTATAAATGCTTTCGTGTTTGCCGCAGCTGCATTCGTGGCTCTTGTCATCAATCTATATGCCGTTTGGAAAAACACTCATATTAGCAAAAAAGCTCAGTTGCAGAAAAAAGCACTTCAAGCGCAAGGATTAATGAAAAAATAA
- a CDS encoding TAXI family TRAP transporter solute-binding subunit: MGKSLFVVMLLALIMIISACGGNDATSGSGGGSGDSKPKTLRILTGGTGGTYYPLGGSFGDIISDSTDYKATVQSSGASVENMQTLKSGDAEIAFSQTDIATYALKGESMFKDNKIDNVLGLGTLYNETVQLITTEKSGIKSVADLKGKKVSVGAIGSGAYLNATQVLEVHGLTVDDIQAQNLSFDESTEGIQGGSIDAAFVTAGTPTAAVETLSAQNEVVVVPLEADKVKELIEKYPFYSEDVVPSGTYKIGEDVHTVAVKAMLVVQDELDEDLVYDITKSIFENTDKIAHAKGKLIKADTALEGIGDLKLHPGAEKYFKEKGVLK; the protein is encoded by the coding sequence ATGGGTAAAAGTTTATTTGTAGTGATGCTGCTTGCTCTTATCATGATTATTTCTGCATGTGGCGGAAACGATGCAACATCAGGTTCCGGCGGTGGTTCTGGCGATTCCAAGCCAAAAACGCTGCGGATTTTAACAGGCGGAACGGGTGGTACATATTACCCTCTTGGCGGATCGTTTGGAGATATTATTTCTGACAGCACAGATTACAAGGCAACCGTTCAGTCATCAGGAGCTTCTGTTGAAAACATGCAAACCTTAAAAAGCGGAGACGCTGAAATTGCATTCTCTCAAACAGATATTGCTACTTATGCTTTAAAAGGCGAGAGTATGTTTAAAGATAACAAGATTGATAACGTACTGGGACTTGGTACGTTATATAACGAAACAGTTCAATTAATCACAACGGAAAAAAGCGGAATTAAATCCGTTGCAGATCTAAAAGGCAAAAAGGTTTCCGTTGGAGCAATCGGTTCAGGAGCTTATTTAAATGCTACTCAAGTTCTAGAAGTTCATGGTTTGACAGTAGATGATATTCAGGCTCAAAACCTTTCATTTGATGAGTCAACAGAAGGAATTCAGGGCGGCAGCATTGATGCGGCATTCGTAACAGCCGGAACACCGACAGCTGCAGTTGAAACCCTTTCAGCTCAAAATGAAGTCGTTGTCGTTCCTCTTGAAGCTGACAAAGTGAAAGAGCTTATCGAAAAATATCCTTTTTACTCAGAGGATGTAGTACCAAGCGGCACATACAAGATTGGTGAAGACGTTCATACAGTAGCTGTAAAAGCGATGCTAGTTGTTCAAGATGAGCTTGATGAAGATCTCGTATACGACATTACAAAATCAATTTTTGAAAACACAGATAAAATCGCTCATGCAAAAGGAAAATTAATCAAAGCAGACACGGCTCTTGAAGGAATCGGCGACTTAAAGCTGCATCCTGGTGCAGAGAAATACTTCAAAGAAAAAGGCGTATTGAAATAA
- a CDS encoding TRAP transporter permease yields the protein MKDEEIKFLSLEEQQEILEKYDPEAATRKLTGIMGWIAFLGLLSFSLFQLYTAIFSVFTAQIQRSVHLGFALALIFLLFPLSKKKKETGKWQVGWYDIVLALLSIVVGAYWPLFMEDIAMRVGILTTTDFAIGIIAILLVLEATRRAVGLPITIIAIIFMLYGIFGQYMPGFLQHGGLSLERLVQTMFFTTEGILGTPLGVSATFIFLFLLFGSFLIQTGVGQYFNDLSAVIAGKRVGGPAKVAIFSSALQGTISGSSVANVVTSGAFTIPMMKKLGYKKEFAGAVEAASSTGGQLMPPIMGAAAFLMVEFIGNGITYWDIAKAAAIPAILYFTGIWIMTHFEAKRLGLRGLTEEEMPNRKEVAKKIYLLLPILAIIILLMTGIPVMHAALYSILIAIVAGFINKETRMGPKAIILALVDGARTALSVAAATAAAGIIVGIVTKTGLGLTLANGLIDLAQGYIIPTLIFTMIASLILGMGSPTTANYVITSTIAAPVIIFMGYPDLAAHLFVFYFGIIADITPPVALAAFAAAGVSGGEPIRTGIQSSKLAIAAFIIPYIFVLSPEMLLIDTTVPEVIWVVFTALTGMIAIGAGIIGYWMRPMNWLERVLAIIAGLLLIYPEGISDAVGLIMFAGLFAAQFFMNRDKDQKIVQQA from the coding sequence ATGAAGGATGAAGAAATAAAGTTTTTATCACTTGAAGAACAGCAGGAAATTCTCGAAAAGTACGATCCGGAAGCTGCAACGCGAAAGCTCACAGGAATTATGGGATGGATTGCATTCCTCGGTTTGCTGTCATTCTCCCTTTTTCAATTGTACACAGCTATTTTTTCCGTATTTACTGCTCAAATTCAGCGTTCCGTCCATTTAGGATTTGCACTTGCGCTTATTTTTCTATTATTCCCTTTAAGTAAGAAAAAGAAAGAAACCGGCAAGTGGCAAGTTGGCTGGTATGATATTGTGCTCGCACTGCTCAGTATTGTCGTAGGGGCATATTGGCCGCTTTTTATGGAAGATATCGCAATGCGCGTTGGAATCTTAACGACAACTGACTTTGCAATTGGAATTATTGCGATTCTGCTCGTTCTAGAAGCAACAAGAAGAGCGGTTGGCCTGCCTATTACGATTATTGCCATTATTTTTATGCTTTACGGGATATTTGGACAATATATGCCAGGATTTCTTCAGCATGGGGGCTTGAGTCTCGAACGATTGGTTCAGACGATGTTTTTCACAACAGAAGGTATTTTAGGAACGCCTCTAGGGGTTTCGGCAACATTTATTTTCTTGTTTCTGTTATTCGGTTCCTTCTTAATTCAAACAGGTGTAGGCCAATATTTTAATGATTTATCAGCTGTAATCGCTGGAAAAAGAGTCGGCGGACCGGCTAAAGTAGCCATTTTTTCAAGTGCCCTGCAAGGCACAATCAGCGGAAGCTCAGTTGCGAACGTTGTAACCTCTGGGGCATTCACCATTCCTATGATGAAAAAATTAGGATATAAAAAGGAATTTGCCGGGGCTGTTGAAGCAGCATCTTCAACTGGTGGTCAATTAATGCCGCCAATTATGGGAGCAGCTGCTTTCTTGATGGTGGAGTTTATTGGAAATGGCATCACTTACTGGGACATTGCAAAAGCTGCAGCCATTCCAGCTATCCTTTATTTCACTGGAATTTGGATCATGACACATTTTGAGGCGAAACGATTAGGACTGCGGGGATTAACAGAAGAAGAAATGCCTAACCGTAAAGAAGTCGCGAAGAAAATCTACCTTTTGCTTCCGATTTTAGCGATTATCATCTTGTTAATGACAGGTATTCCAGTAATGCATGCTGCACTTTATTCGATTTTAATCGCCATAGTAGCCGGATTTATAAATAAAGAAACAAGAATGGGTCCCAAAGCTATCATTTTAGCATTGGTAGATGGTGCAAGAACAGCTTTGTCTGTAGCGGCGGCAACTGCAGCTGCAGGTATCATTGTTGGAATTGTTACGAAAACAGGACTTGGGTTAACGCTTGCAAATGGGTTAATTGACCTTGCACAAGGCTACATTATACCAACATTGATTTTCACAATGATCGCATCCCTAATTTTAGGAATGGGATCACCAACAACGGCAAACTATGTCATCACATCAACAATAGCAGCACCTGTTATTATATTCATGGGCTATCCGGATTTAGCTGCCCATCTATTTGTTTTCTATTTTGGAATCATTGCAGATATTACACCGCCGGTGGCACTAGCAGCTTTTGCTGCTGCCGGAGTATCCGGAGGAGAGCCTATTCGTACAGGGATACAATCGTCGAAGCTTGCTATCGCAGCATTTATCATTCCATACATCTTTGTTCTTTCCCCAGAAATGCTATTAATCGATACAACAGTCCCAGAAGTCATTTGGGTTGTATTTACAGCACTCACGGGAATGATTGCAATTGGTGCTGGAATCATAGGCTATTGGATGAGACCTATGAACTGGTTGGAACGAGTCCTGGCTATCATTGCAGGCTTGCTATTAATCTATCCAGAGGGAATTTCAGATGCAGTCGGTCTAATTATGTTTGCAGGATTGTTTGCTGCACAGTTCTTTATGAATAGAGATAAAGATCAGAAAATAGTACAGCAGGCATAA
- a CDS encoding DUF1850 domain-containing protein — translation MKKKLLSVSMLFISIILLLFFPFKKTVAFHYEDTRKLLAYISVQDMDTFQIKYTHSIHLTDVIETYELSNKQIKQIELSYDTFAVGMPSGPEGEEIFERKNGRYIISNMNRTFPFIDLSTGQVVANHRAVYKGKEYELKKYIEPGTWIRISYETMNLFQLLKGVKMNEG, via the coding sequence ATGAAAAAGAAGCTATTATCAGTCTCCATGCTTTTCATCTCAATTATTCTCCTCCTTTTTTTCCCGTTTAAGAAAACCGTTGCTTTTCATTACGAAGATACAAGGAAGCTATTAGCCTACATTTCTGTTCAAGATATGGATACCTTTCAGATCAAGTACACACATTCCATTCATCTGACTGATGTCATTGAAACGTATGAACTTTCGAATAAACAGATCAAACAAATTGAGCTTTCATATGACACCTTTGCAGTAGGCATGCCATCCGGGCCTGAGGGTGAAGAAATTTTTGAGAGAAAGAATGGCCGGTATATCATTTCAAATATGAATCGGACATTTCCGTTTATTGACCTCAGCACGGGACAGGTAGTAGCCAATCATAGAGCAGTATACAAAGGAAAAGAATATGAATTGAAAAAATACATAGAACCCGGTACATGGATCAGAATCAGCTATGAAACCATGAATCTTTTTCAGCTTTTGAAAGGAGTGAAAATGAATGAAGGATGA
- a CDS encoding DUF3231 family protein — MGILSGNPTDEPMHYGEVFGVWSALSVAKASHAAYQVYYYHTGDADLKKLIDQIIKNNILPCIEELETLLKKNEVGLPPAPPERPNANLEEIPAGARISDSEVAMSISKDLAQGLVADSTMIGQCIREDIAQLFTQYHAKKVQYGGKILQLNKEKGWLIPPPLHLDK, encoded by the coding sequence ATGGGTATTCTCAGCGGAAATCCTACAGATGAACCAATGCATTATGGAGAGGTATTCGGAGTATGGAGTGCGTTATCTGTTGCAAAAGCATCTCATGCAGCTTATCAAGTTTATTACTATCACACTGGTGATGCCGATTTGAAAAAATTAATTGATCAAATCATTAAAAATAATATTTTGCCTTGCATTGAAGAACTTGAAACACTTTTAAAAAAGAATGAGGTCGGTTTGCCGCCTGCCCCCCCTGAAAGACCAAATGCAAACTTAGAAGAAATCCCTGCGGGAGCGCGCATTTCAGATTCAGAAGTGGCTATGAGCATCTCTAAAGACCTTGCTCAAGGATTAGTAGCTGACAGTACCATGATTGGACAATGTATTCGAGAAGATATTGCCCAGCTGTTTACTCAGTATCATGCTAAAAAAGTTCAATACGGCGGGAAAATCCTTCAATTAAATAAAGAAAAAGGCTGGTTAATTCCGCCTCCTCTTCATTTAGATAAATAA
- a CDS encoding nucleotidyltransferase domain-containing protein has translation MNKLQRKIPNDLHNFIAYFARNLVYEFGDIISGIYIYGSIAMSAYHEGTSDIDFIVLLRKELTAEELTRLKSVYEKLNKKSHMENG, from the coding sequence ATGAATAAGCTGCAACGTAAAATACCAAATGATTTACATAATTTTATTGCTTACTTTGCCCGAAATTTAGTCTATGAATTCGGTGATATTATCAGCGGCATCTACATATATGGATCCATCGCCATGAGTGCCTATCATGAGGGTACGAGCGATATTGATTTTATTGTGCTATTGAGAAAAGAGCTGACAGCTGAAGAATTAACCCGTCTGAAGAGTGTGTATGAGAAGTTAAATAAAAAATCACATATGGAAAACGGTTAG
- a CDS encoding SRPBCC domain-containing protein, with amino-acid sequence MMNQTNLQDITQTVVYNAPIEKVWNAVSTSEGIAAWFMPNDFQPEVGHEFHLQSPFGPSPCKVIQLEPPHRLSFTWDTDGWIVSFLLKEMEGKTEFTLIHGGWKQPDTILPKANEKASVIRDRMNHGWIKIIERLGEVVGN; translated from the coding sequence ATGATGAATCAAACTAATTTACAGGACATTACACAGACTGTTGTCTACAACGCTCCCATTGAAAAAGTATGGAATGCCGTTTCCACCTCTGAAGGAATTGCCGCATGGTTTATGCCGAATGATTTTCAGCCCGAAGTTGGCCATGAATTTCACTTGCAATCCCCGTTCGGCCCGTCACCATGTAAAGTGATCCAGCTGGAGCCCCCTCACCGGCTTTCATTTACATGGGATACAGATGGCTGGATCGTCTCTTTCTTATTGAAAGAAATGGAAGGAAAAACGGAGTTTACCCTTATCCATGGCGGCTGGAAGCAACCAGACACGATTCTGCCAAAAGCCAATGAAAAAGCCTCTGTCATTCGCGACCGCATGAATCACGGCTGGATTAAGATTATCGAACGCCTGGGAGAGGTTGTTGGAAACTAG
- a CDS encoding hemolysin XhlA family protein, producing the protein MDLWKQSIQKEIDDLKSQSEKSKEEIEKLKQVTAFHERDIKDIKDTLRDIKEDTKWLRRSITNAIIVAAIGGVIAIVFTALRGGI; encoded by the coding sequence ATGGATCTATGGAAACAATCCATTCAAAAAGAAATAGATGACCTTAAATCACAATCTGAAAAGTCCAAAGAAGAAATAGAGAAACTGAAGCAAGTTACAGCTTTTCATGAACGTGATATTAAGGATATTAAGGATACACTCAGGGACATCAAGGAAGATACAAAATGGCTCAGAAGATCCATTACAAACGCTATTATTGTTGCAGCAATTGGGGGAGTAATAGCAATCGTATTCACAGCACTTAGAGGAGGAATTTAA
- a CDS encoding CD1375 family protein, whose product MLAMLYATYIMKGKWTYSNVPEQLKPQVKHILIDEGLGHLTEEGA is encoded by the coding sequence GTGTTAGCAATGTTATATGCCACTTACATTATGAAAGGGAAATGGACGTATTCAAATGTTCCCGAACAATTAAAGCCACAGGTAAAGCATATTCTTATTGATGAAGGTCTAGGCCATCTAACAGAGGAAGGAGCATGA